In a single window of the Bacteroides acidifaciens genome:
- a CDS encoding SusD/RagB family nutrient-binding outer membrane lipoprotein has translation MKIKNCILIIASLLAVSACDYEDINTSSTGVSDDELKQKGLMYGAPFMAMQQRVIPIGSPSLTTGPGNDLQNTDLISSGNYIGYFGNNNDWANNPLEATWYFTEKRMVYAYQNFYSTFFQSWIDIHDKVKDSELPSDHAIGALADVVKVIAWSRATDVFGPIAYTRAGQGEISPKFDAQEDVYKAMLADLAAAVEVLNHAPDQILPLYDLIYGGNTAQWIKLANSIMLRLAVRTHFKNEALAREYIEKALNPANGGVMEVVADEAKIGDGPLMPLKNSMMASVEEYGETRMGATIWAYLKGYADDRMAKMFTQAEQTSGKLDYKCLPPTNNNSKTDSRAKTTSKPIVTDASPLYWMRASEVYFLRAEAALYGLAAGDAKSLYETGVRTSFEEFGVAGADTYLQKTTLPVDIKNGNTAIYYYSSVLQTGNTSPKWDDYKTANQQEEQLQKIMTQKYLALFPNAVEAWTEYRRTGYPYVAKPADTQAYSRIGAEDPNTRTPERFRFAPSEYQTNPNMEEIPTLLGGPDQGATPLWWVRDNRPKQ, from the coding sequence ATGAAAATAAAAAATTGCATACTTATAATTGCATCTCTTCTTGCTGTGTCGGCTTGTGACTACGAAGATATCAATACATCTTCTACCGGTGTGTCTGATGATGAATTGAAGCAGAAGGGACTGATGTATGGTGCTCCATTTATGGCGATGCAGCAAAGGGTTATTCCTATCGGCTCGCCTAGTTTGACTACTGGTCCCGGTAATGATTTGCAGAATACGGATTTGATTTCGTCAGGAAATTATATCGGTTATTTTGGAAACAATAACGATTGGGCAAACAATCCTTTGGAAGCTACCTGGTATTTTACCGAAAAAAGAATGGTTTATGCTTATCAGAATTTCTATTCCACTTTCTTCCAATCGTGGATTGACATTCATGATAAGGTGAAAGATTCGGAACTTCCTTCCGACCATGCAATTGGTGCTCTTGCCGATGTTGTAAAAGTGATAGCATGGAGCCGTGCAACGGATGTTTTCGGTCCGATTGCTTACACAAGAGCGGGACAGGGTGAAATCTCTCCCAAGTTCGACGCTCAGGAAGATGTATATAAAGCGATGTTGGCTGATTTGGCTGCTGCGGTAGAGGTGTTGAATCACGCTCCTGATCAGATTCTTCCTTTATACGATTTGATATACGGAGGAAATACTGCACAATGGATTAAGTTGGCGAATTCTATCATGCTCCGCCTGGCTGTGCGAACACATTTCAAAAATGAAGCATTGGCGAGAGAATATATCGAGAAAGCGCTCAATCCGGCCAATGGCGGTGTGATGGAAGTTGTAGCAGACGAAGCCAAAATAGGGGATGGTCCTTTGATGCCGTTGAAGAATTCTATGATGGCCTCTGTAGAGGAATATGGGGAAACCCGTATGGGAGCTACAATCTGGGCTTATTTGAAAGGATATGCAGATGATCGTATGGCTAAAATGTTTACTCAGGCAGAACAGACATCAGGTAAACTTGATTATAAATGTTTGCCGCCTACTAATAACAATAGTAAAACAGACAGCAGGGCAAAAACTACTTCCAAGCCTATTGTTACCGATGCAAGCCCCTTGTATTGGATGCGTGCTTCGGAAGTCTATTTCCTGCGTGCAGAAGCTGCGCTTTATGGATTGGCTGCAGGAGATGCGAAGAGTTTGTATGAAACTGGAGTCAGAACTTCTTTTGAAGAGTTTGGTGTTGCGGGAGCTGACACTTATTTGCAAAAGACAACATTGCCGGTAGATATTAAGAATGGGAATACTGCAATTTATTACTATTCCAGTGTATTGCAAACGGGAAATACCTCTCCTAAGTGGGATGACTACAAGACAGCTAACCAACAAGAAGAGCAGTTGCAGAAAATCATGACGCAGAAGTACCTTGCTCTTTTCCCGAATGCGGTGGAAGCTTGGACTGAATATCGCAGAACAGGTTATCCTTACGTAGCAAAACCTGCTGACACTCAAGCTTATAGTCGTATTGGCGCAGAAGATCCGAACACAAGAACACCGGAACGTTTCAGATTTGCTCCGTCGGAATATCAGACCAATCCGAATATGGAAGAGATACCTACCTTATTGGGTGGTCCCGACCAGGGAGCGACTCCCTTGTGGTGGGTACGGGACAATCGTCCGAAACAATAG
- a CDS encoding SusC/RagA family TonB-linked outer membrane protein, producing MKTNLNRKGFCLLFSLLLLAGGGSLYASDSHFVSQVQDNVISVSGTVKDTKGEPLIGVSVLVKGTTNGTVTDLDGKFTLKVSVGDVLEFSYIGYSNQSVTVANAAPLNVVLGEDTEVLEEVVVTALGIKRSEKALSYNVQKVGGESLTAVKDANFMNGLNGKVAGVNIQRSSSGVGGGTRVVMRGNKSIAGDNNVLYVVDGVPIGNQADRAGDGTGFGGKTSGEGIANFNPDDIESLSVLTGPSAAALYGASAANGVILINTKKGAAGALRVNVSSSVEFSNPFVTPEFQDIYGSVDGASTSWGDRLEQPSGYNPIDFFQTGVTYNNSFNLSVGNDKSQTYLSGSAVNSDGMVVNNKYHRYNVTLRNTSKFLNDKLTLDVSANYVREFYNNMVAYGTYFNPIVGAYLYPRGMNFEQEKYFERFDETDGFSKQHWACGDLGMEIQNPYWIAYRNVRPEVKDRYMLFGSLKYDICDFLNVSGRVRIDNTYTEKEDKRYASTSSTFAGPNGRYNYFNESYRQKYADIMVNFDKAFATHYRATVNAGVSFEEYDTKGRGYGGDLLLVPNKFTYANVDPGKASPSQTGGDSRTRNFAAFASAEFSWKSMLYLTLTGRMDKPSQLVNTKREWVAYPSVGVSALITEMLDENLRNSIQPVLGYLKVRASFTEVGSPISFTGLTPGTITHEMAGGTYKPYEYYPLPDFKAERTRSYELGIDSRWLNNTITLGVTFYHSNTYNQLLKADMPKGSGYNYMFVQAGNVQNRGVEITLGYDQTFGEFNYNTTFTATTNKNKIKELPSSVKDPMGNTHDLSDIKVGRFRLREGGEIGDMYADEWIVRDADGYINYTPGQSLLTEVTTPYKLGSVNPKWNLGWNNGFSYKGFNLNFLFNARIGGNVISKTQAVLDRSGVSKASALAREAGGVKLGNVTVDPKAYYETVTNLDAYYVYSATNVRLQEARLGYTFPDKWFKSVLKGLNVSVYGTNLWMIYNKAPFDPELTASTGTFGQGYDYFMLPSQRTFGVSLKFGF from the coding sequence ATGAAAACAAATCTGAATCGCAAAGGTTTCTGTTTGCTTTTTAGCTTGTTGCTATTAGCAGGTGGAGGCAGCTTGTATGCGTCTGACTCTCATTTCGTCAGTCAGGTGCAAGACAATGTAATCAGTGTTTCCGGTACAGTGAAAGATACCAAAGGAGAACCGCTGATTGGTGTAAGTGTTTTGGTGAAGGGTACTACTAATGGTACTGTAACTGACCTGGACGGAAAATTTACATTGAAAGTTTCTGTCGGTGATGTTCTTGAGTTTTCTTATATCGGTTATTCTAACCAGTCAGTAACCGTAGCAAATGCTGCTCCCTTGAACGTTGTGCTTGGTGAAGATACAGAAGTATTGGAAGAAGTAGTTGTAACTGCTTTGGGTATCAAACGTTCGGAAAAGGCGTTGAGTTATAACGTGCAGAAAGTTGGTGGTGAATCGCTGACTGCCGTGAAAGATGCCAACTTTATGAACGGCCTGAATGGTAAGGTGGCAGGTGTGAACATACAACGCAGTTCTTCGGGAGTAGGTGGAGGAACACGTGTAGTTATGCGTGGTAACAAATCGATTGCAGGCGATAATAACGTATTGTATGTGGTTGACGGTGTGCCTATCGGTAACCAGGCTGACCGTGCCGGCGACGGAACCGGTTTCGGCGGTAAAACATCGGGCGAAGGTATTGCCAATTTCAATCCGGACGATATTGAGAGCCTGTCTGTACTGACAGGACCGTCGGCTGCTGCTTTGTATGGTGCGAGTGCTGCTAATGGTGTGATTTTGATTAATACTAAAAAAGGTGCGGCAGGTGCTTTAAGAGTGAATGTTTCTTCCTCTGTGGAGTTCTCCAATCCTTTTGTTACTCCTGAGTTCCAAGACATTTATGGAAGTGTAGATGGAGCATCGACTTCATGGGGCGACAGACTGGAACAACCTTCAGGATACAATCCGATCGATTTCTTCCAGACCGGTGTTACTTATAACAACTCTTTCAATCTGTCTGTGGGAAATGATAAGAGCCAGACTTACCTGTCCGGTTCGGCTGTCAATTCGGATGGTATGGTGGTGAACAATAAATACCATCGTTACAATGTGACATTGAGAAATACATCCAAATTCCTGAACGACAAGTTGACTTTGGACGTATCGGCCAATTATGTCCGCGAATTCTATAACAATATGGTAGCGTATGGTACTTATTTCAATCCGATTGTAGGTGCTTATCTCTATCCGCGTGGAATGAACTTTGAACAGGAAAAATATTTTGAACGCTTCGATGAAACGGATGGTTTCAGCAAGCAGCATTGGGCTTGCGGTGACTTGGGTATGGAGATTCAGAATCCTTACTGGATAGCTTATCGTAACGTCCGTCCTGAGGTTAAAGACCGTTATATGTTGTTCGGTAGTCTGAAATATGATATCTGCGATTTCTTGAATGTGAGCGGTCGCGTGCGTATTGATAATACTTACACGGAAAAGGAAGACAAGCGTTATGCTTCTACCAGCAGTACGTTTGCAGGCCCGAACGGACGCTATAACTATTTCAACGAAAGCTACAGGCAGAAGTATGCGGATATTATGGTCAACTTCGATAAAGCGTTTGCGACCCACTATCGCGCTACCGTCAATGCCGGTGTTTCGTTCGAGGAATACGATACGAAAGGACGTGGATATGGTGGCGATTTGCTGTTGGTTCCCAATAAATTTACGTATGCCAATGTAGACCCGGGAAAGGCTTCTCCGAGCCAGACGGGAGGTGACAGCCGTACAAGAAACTTTGCTGCCTTTGCATCGGCTGAGTTCTCTTGGAAATCAATGTTGTATCTTACTTTGACTGGACGTATGGACAAGCCTTCGCAGTTGGTCAACACGAAGAGAGAGTGGGTTGCTTATCCTTCAGTGGGTGTATCTGCTCTTATCACAGAGATGTTGGACGAAAATCTGCGTAACAGCATACAGCCTGTATTGGGATATTTGAAGGTACGTGCTTCTTTTACAGAAGTCGGTTCACCTATTTCATTTACGGGATTGACTCCGGGTACTATTACACACGAAATGGCAGGTGGTACTTACAAGCCGTATGAATATTATCCGTTGCCGGACTTCAAGGCCGAAAGAACTCGTTCTTACGAATTGGGTATCGACTCCAGATGGTTGAACAATACTATCACGTTGGGAGTGACATTCTATCATTCAAATACTTACAATCAGTTGTTGAAGGCTGATATGCCGAAGGGTTCCGGTTATAACTATATGTTTGTGCAGGCAGGTAATGTACAGAACAGAGGTGTTGAAATCACTTTGGGCTATGACCAGACTTTCGGTGAGTTCAACTACAACACCACTTTCACAGCCACTACTAACAAAAACAAGATTAAAGAGCTGCCTTCCAGCGTAAAAGACCCTATGGGCAACACACATGATTTGAGCGATATCAAGGTTGGACGCTTCCGTTTGCGCGAAGGCGGTGAGATTGGTGATATGTATGCCGACGAGTGGATTGTCCGCGATGCCGACGGTTATATCAACTACACGCCGGGACAGTCTTTGCTTACTGAGGTGACTACTCCTTATAAATTAGGTTCGGTCAATCCGAAATGGAACTTGGGCTGGAACAATGGTTTCTCTTATAAAGGATTCAACCTCAATTTCTTGTTCAATGCTCGTATAGGTGGTAATGTCATTTCGAAGACTCAGGCGGTTCTCGACCGTTCGGGTGTATCAAAGGCGTCTGCTTTGGCTCGTGAAGCAGGTGGAGTGAAACTTGGTAATGTGACAGTCGACCCGAAAGCATATTATGAAACCGTTACTAACTTGGATGCTTATTACGTTTATTCCGCTACAAACGTTCGTTTGCAGGAAGCTCGTTTGGGATATACTTTCCCCGACAAGTGGTTCAAGAGCGTATTGAAGGGCTTGAACGTATCTGTCTATGGAACCAATTTGTGGATGATTTACAACAAAGCACCTTTCGACCCTGAACTGACTGCTTCTACAGGTACATTCGGACAAGGATACGACTATTTTATGCTTCCAAGTCAGCGTACTTTCGGAGTTAGCCTGAAGTTTGGATTTTAA